The following coding sequences lie in one Fusarium poae strain DAOMC 252244 chromosome 1, whole genome shotgun sequence genomic window:
- a CDS encoding hypothetical protein (SECRETED:SignalP(1-23)~TransMembrane:5 (n7-18c23/24o217-237i244-265o277-296i316-335o341-363i)), with translation MKTMIETALAFVFLLLFTNIVYGSPASYCDSTKKVCYSWAVPSSTTSSSSNSLYLRLQAPTDYQWIALGTGSRMSGSTMFVIYQDGTGNVTLSTRKGTGHVMPTYNRMGNVKLIDGSGTSNKTMVANIHWSGATGIDLTGSNHWISAWKKGSPLDTSDTSTDIDEHDGTGSFSVDLSKASVSGNANPFTNSSYTQNSDNAVSGGGGGEDHTGSIHGAIMAVVFLLGFPIGSVLMPLVGKWLLHASWQIVAFIAMWVGLGVGKVAADRGGDSFHEPHVILGTLVCILMIVQPVLGWMHHRNYVKYQRRTTISHAHIWYGRGIMIVGIINGGIGLQLSGASTALIVAYSVVGVVVSMIYAGGAIYKMVLLRRKEHHVMSDDSSNSALEMMHDQPPAYRS, from the exons atgaagaccaTGATTGAGACAGCTCTTGCCTTTGTCTTCTTGTTGCTAT TCACCAATATAGTGTACGGTTCCCCAGCATCCTACTGCGATTCAACAAAAAAAGTTTGCTACAGCTGGGCTGTTCCATCTTCGACAACTTCTTCCAGCTCTAACAGTCTTTATCTCCGACTCCAAGCCCCCACCGACTACCAATGGATCGCTCTTGGTACCGGATCTCGAATGAGCGGTTCTACCATGTTCGTTATCTACCAGGACGGGACAGGCAACGTGACTTTGAGCACAAGAAAGGGCACTGGTCATGTTATGCCGACGTATAATCGCATGGGTAACGTCAAGCTGATTGACGGAAGCGGGACGTCGAACAAAACCATGGTGGCAAACATACACTGGTCTGGCGCAACTGGCATTGACTTGACGGGGTCGAACCATTGGATCAGTGCTTGGAAGAAGGGCAGTCCACTCGACACAAGCGATACGAGTACCGACATTGATGAACATGATGGGACAGGCAGTTTCTCTGTCGACCTGTCTAAAGCCAGCGTCAGTGGTAACGCCAATCCTTTCACCAACTCATCATATACTCAGAACAGCGATAATGCAGTttctggtggtggtggaggtgaGGATCATACTGGCTCCATCCATGGCGCTATCATGGCTGTCGTCTTTCTGCTGGGATTCCCCATTGGCTCCGTACTCATGCCTCTGGTTGGTAAATGGTTACTCCACGCCTCATGGCAAATAGTCGCCTTCATAGCCATGTGGGTTGGACTTGGCGTTGGCAAGGTTGCCGCAGATCGTGGTGGAGAT TCGTTTCACGAACCTCACGTCATACTCGGAACGCTCGTGTGTATCTTGATGATTGTTCAACCCGTCTTGGGATGGATGCATCACAGAAACTACGTCAAGTACCAGCGACGAACAACCATTAGTCATGCTCATATTTGGTACGGCAGAGGCATCATGATTGTCGGAATCATCAATGGTGGTATTGGTCTGCAATTGTCTGGAGCGTCGACCGCGCTGATTGTTGCTTATTCTGTGGTTGGCGTGGTTGTCTCCATGATCTATGCTGGTGGTGCTATCTATAAAATGGTTCTGCTGCGACGGAAAGAACATCACGTAATGTCTGACGACAGTTCAAACAGCGCTCTGGAGATGATGCATGATCAGCCCCCGGCCTATAGATCCTAG
- a CDS encoding hypothetical protein (SECRETED:SignalP(1-18)) — MRSFTLISSLSLILPSFALVAYQPCLTTTALPMVTVKGGPDGYYTECTRTYREFTPQGLTTKIYTVTQTCSNLDCQTPPIETAPPPGFTAAVVKCSDCGGQGTQVATLTFPTESVEAYSSSGYVVEPLSPVQATKGWMDHFNSPPAVETVNVNGDTGMNVENISPTPGSSDYTWSAPQGSQVPSNEGSQQGQNSNESFGDTSSHHAATEDTGSASGDGSSDSQNAGSLDGTSSAKGWQSGETGNTPGSGSNAGDTPAGSIPQQGSPSSSSSSSYDATGSQEQGQNTPGDSNDPTGNTQGDAPASGIASVDGEPITNTNNKPDDAANTTSPDGVNGTSGDTSVSPDNNSGPPSSQNNSPPVVDSDSKHAGNDDDSQGPDAPFTTGPRPLAGRPK; from the exons ATGAGGTCATTTACTCTGATCAGTAGCCTCAGCCTTATACTTCCTTCTTTTGCTCTAGTAGCCTACCAGCCTTGTCTTACCACCACTGCCTTGCCCATGGTCACCGTCAAGGGTGGCCCAGATGGTTACTACACTGAATGCACACGGACATATCGAGAGTTTACTCCTCAAGGCTTGACTACAAAGATTTACACCGTTACACAAACCTGCTCCAATCTCGACTGTCAGACGCCGCCAATTGAAACTGCTCCTCCGCctggcttcactgccgcggTAGTGAAATGCAGTGACTGTGGTGGGCAAGGCACTCAGGTCGCCACCTTGACATTTCCTACAGAATCTGTCGAGGCATATTCATCTTCAGGATATGTGGTTGAGCCTCTTAGCCCGGTACAGGCCACAAAGGGTTGGATGGACCACTTCAACTCACCCCCGGCCGTTGAAACAGTCAACGTCAACGGTGACACCGGCATGAACGTCGAAAATATTTCCCCTACTCCAGGTTCATCAGATTATACCTGGTCTGCGCCTCAAGGATCTCAAGTACCAAGTAATGAAGGTAGTCAACAGGGTCAGAATAGCAATGAGAGCTTCGGCGATACAAGCTCTCATCATGCTGCAACTGAAGATACGGGGTCTGCAAGTGGTGACGGCTCCTCTGATAGCCAAAATGCCGGAAGCTTGGATGGCACATCCAGCGCGAAGGGGTGGCAATCAGGCGAGACGGGCAACACTCCTGGCTCTGGATCTAACGCTGGTGACACACCAGCAGGATCTATCCCCCAACAAGGCTCtccatcctcttcttcatcctcttcataTGACGCCACAGGATCACAAGAGCAAGGGCAAAATACTCCTGGCGACTCCAATGATCCCACAGGCAACACACAAGGAGATGCTCCTGCCTCTGGTATTGCATCTGTTGATGGAGAGCccatcaccaacaccaacaacaagccAGATGACGCAGCCAATACCACATCTCCTGATGGTGTCAATGGCACCTCTGGGGACACATCCGTATCACCGGATAACAATTCAGGGCCACCTTCATCGCAAAACAACAGCCCTCCCGTTGTTGACTCAGATTCCAAACACGCTGGAAATGACGATGACTCACAAGGACCAGATGCTCCCTTCACT ACTGGGCCTCGACCTTTGGCTGGACGACCCAAGTGA
- a CDS encoding hypothetical protein (TransMembrane:8 (i12-32o76-94i115-136o148-169i245-264o284-302i314-333o428-448i)) has protein sequence MKAPDTPRYEFGGPLGATGIVFGLPILMQVLYLGCNDVSGCPAPALLDPKTLSWAKLKSQIPWPQEGLAGFMSWEVTGWLFAYYFLSLVLYRILPAQIVLGTKLRESGKPLEYRFNSFSATVLQLTGCAIGTYLYGADFPVWTWITDHYIQLLTTSTVLTYIISIWTYLRSFSIKPGNPELREVAVGGRTGRVIYDYFIGRELNPRVTLPFFGEIDIKVWLEMRPGLTGWILLNCSFIAKQYRTYGFVSDSIVVITLIQAYYVLEGQYSEAGLLSMMDITSDGLGFMLTWGDIVWVPFLYSTQCRYLSVYPVHLGPIGVAAVGTVFCAGLYIFRSSNNQKVLFRKDPNNPAFANMTYIQTKRGTKLLTGGWWGMARHINYLGDWIQSLPFCLPTKAAGYVILPAGTAVAGAEVAKMLDGRLVAPGGDAAPWGMLFTYLYSAWFGFLLIHRERRDDYACSEKYGKDWDEYKNKVRWRILPGVY, from the exons ATGAAGGCTCCAGACACTCCCCGCTATGAATTCGGTGGCCC TCTCGGCGCCACTGGTATAGTCTTTGGTCTTCCAATTCTTATGCAAGTTCTTTACTTGGGCTGCAATGATGTTTCGGGCTGTCCCGCGCCTGCTCTGCTTGATCCCAAGACTCTGAGCTGGGCCAAGCTCAAGTCTCAGATTCCCTGGCCTCAAGAGGGTCTCGCTGGATTCATGTCCTGGGAAGTCACGGGTTGGCTATTTGCTTATTACTTCTTGAGTCTCGTACTTTATCGCATTTTGCCCGCCCAGATTGTTCTTGGTACAAAACTGCGCGAATCTGGAAAGCCTCTTGAGTATCGCTTTAACT CTTTCTCTGCTACCGTTCTCCAATTGACGGGTTGCGCTATCGGAACCTACCTCTATGGCGCCGACTTTCCCGTCTGGACATGGATTACCGACCACTATATCCAACTTCTCACAACAAGCACAGTCCTCACCTACATCATCTCTATCTGGACTTATCTCCGCAGCTTTTCTATCAAGCCCGGGAACCCTGAGCTCCGTGAGGTCGCTGTCGGAGGCCGCACCGGACGCGTCATCTACGACTACTTCATCGGCCGTGAGCTCAACCCTCGCGTGACTCTTCCATTCTTTGGCGAGATTGATATCAAGGTGTGGTTGGAAATGAGACCTGGTCTTACTGGATGGATCTTACTCAACTGTTCGTTCATTGCGAAACAATACAGAACTTATGGCTTTGTCTCGGACAGTATCGTGGTCATTACATTGATTCAAGCTTACTACGTTCTTGAAGGGCAATACTCCGAGGCTGGTCTATTGAGCATGATGGATATCACTTCGGACGGACTGGGCTTCATGCTTACATGGGGTGATATTGTCTGGGTTCCTTTCCTGTACTCAACCCAATGCCGCTACCTCTCCGTTTACCCTGTTCACCTGGGCCCCATCGGTGTTGCAGCAGTTGGTACTGTCTTCTGCGCCGGTCTTTACATCTTCCGTTCCTCCAACAACCAGAAAGTCCTCTTCCGCAAAGATCCTAACAACCCAGCATTTGCCAACATGACTTACATCCAAACCAAGCGCGGAACAAAGCTTTTGACTGGCGGCTGGTGGGGAATGGCTCGTCACATCAACTACTTGGGTGACTGGATTCAGTCTCTTCCCTTCTGCTTGCCCACCAAAGCTGCTGGTTACGTGATCCTTCCTGCTGGTACGGCTGTGGCTGGAGCCGAAGTTGCAAAGATGCTTGATGGGCGTTTGGTTGCACCTGGTGGTGACGCTGCGCCTTGGGGAATGCTGTTTACGTATTTGTATTCTGCTTGGTTTGGATTTCTGCTTATTCACCGTGAGAGGCGAGATGATTATGCTTGCTCGGAGAAGTATGGCAAGGATTGGGACGagtacaagaacaaggtccGATGGAGAATCCTGCCTGGCGTGTACTAA
- a CDS encoding hypothetical protein (TransMembrane:2 (i21-40o310-332i)): MDFKSTWETVDVKSIASFKSAFTLIGVWFLYRVLIALYNISPFHPLSRFPGPKIAAVSYLYEAYYDWWRVGRYGKVIRDMHERYGPIVRINPDELHCSDPYFTDEIYAGPGRVRDKWQHQLNTGGAGPVSVTGFSTVSHEVHRMRKGALSKYFSRSQMLKLEGEVQDFAQMTVDKMLRYAGGDPFDVKEAFNCFTADIISQYAFGESMGFIAQEGWEPNLATWVKSFFQSAYMMRHNVLARKMAQVLPFLSDYLGEDIKAVMRQMNVVIPGYIKAALKNPDGGRVFAQVVESKTLPESEKSLYRLSGEGFNFLLAGTETTAATLTVITYFLLDKPEIYKRLMADLDGIDPENLKWTDLEQRPYLWAVIHEALRVMPGVSHRSARIAREEDLVYQSKDGNTSWVIPRGTPIGMTSMINHWDKELFPDPDEFLPERWLDNGKPNYKLQKFLISFGKGSRACIGENLAYCEVYIMAALMAFRVIPRARLYETTIEDLTYDHDLIVLQTKKGSISVRIAIS; the protein is encoded by the exons ATGGATTTCAAGTCAACTTGGGAGACGGTTGACGTCAAGAGCATTGCCTCTTTCAAGAGCGCATTTACTCTTATCGGAGTCTGGTTCCTCTACCGTGTACTTATCGCTCTATACAATATCTCACCTTTTCATCCCCTGTCTCGTTTCCCTGGACCTAAAATCGCCGCTGTCAGCTATCTCTATGAGGCCTACTACGACTGGTGGCGAGTAGGACGATATGGAAAAGTTATTCGTGATATGCACGAGCGCTACG GCCCAATCGTCAGAATCAACCCCGATGAACTTCACTGTTCTGACCCATACTTTACTGACGAAATTTACGCGGGCCCTGGCCGTGTTCGCGACAAATGGCAGCATCAACTCAACACTGGAGGCGCTGGTCCAGTCTCAGTAACAGGTTTCTCAACAGTTAGCCATGAAGTCCACCGAATGCGAAAGGGAGCTTTGTCCAAGTACTTTTCCCGATCACAAATGCTCAAACTCGAGGGTGAAGTCCAAGACTTTGCGCAGATGACAGTGGACAAGATGCTAAGATATGCTGGCGGCGACCCTTTTGATGTCAAGGAAGCTTTTAACTGTTTTACCGCCGATATTATCTCACAATATGCATTTGGCGAATCTATGGGCTTCATCGCTCAAGAAGGGTGGGAACCTAATCTGGCTACTTGGGTCAAGTCTTTCTTCCAGAGCGCATACATGATGAGGCATAACGTTTTGGCGAGAAAGATGGCTCAAGTTCTTCCCTTTCTGTCCGATTACCTTGGCGAGGATATCAAGGCTGTCATGCGACAAATGAACGTGGTTATCCCAGGATATATCAAGGCTGCATTAAAGAACCCTGACGGTGGGCGGGTGTTTGCTCAAGTTGTCGAGTCAAAGACGCTGCCAGAGTCTGAAAAGTCTCTGTACAGATTATCCGGTGAAGGGTTTAACTTTCTGCTTGCTGGTACTGAAACCACGGCT GCCACTCTTACTGTCATCACTTACTTCCTACTTGACAAGCCAGAGATTTACAAACGTCTCATGGCTGATCTAGATGGAATCGATCCGGAGAACCTCAAATGGACAGATCTCGAACAACGCCCATACCTCTGGGCTGTTATCCACGAAGCTCTACGCGTTATGCCCGGTGTATCTCATCGATCTGCCCGAATCGCCCGGGAAGAGGACCTTGTTTACCAGAGCAAAGATGGCAACACCAGTTGGGTCATTCCCAGAGGTACACCCATTGGAATGACCTCTATGATCAACCACTGGGACAAGGAGCTCTTCCCTGATCCCGATGAATTTCTGCCGGAGCGGTGGTTGGACAATGGAAAGCCTAATTACAAGCTGCAGAAGTTCCTGATTTCGTTCGGGAAGGGAAGCCGTGCCTGTATTGGCGAGAA TCTCGCTTATTGTGAAGTGTACATCATGGCGGCTCTTATGGCTTTCCGGGTCATTCCCAGAGCTCGCCTTTACGAGACAACCATTGAGGATCTCACCTATGATCATGATCTGATTGTGCTTCAAACCAAGAAGGGATCTATTTCTGTCCGTATTGCCATTTCATAA